The DNA segment ATACACGCTGGTGGCGCGGGCAAAGGCTTCCTCGTCCAGCGGCGTGCCTTCCTGCACGTAATGGCTCACGTCCGCGATATGCACGCCCACCACGAAGTTGCCTTCTGGCGTGGGCTGGATATGAATGGCGTCGTCAAAGTCCTTGGCGTCGCGCCCGTCCACCGTGAAGATGTTGTACCCGCGCAGGTCCAGGCGGCCATGCAGGGCTTCCGCCGGAATCTCGACTGGAATGGCCTCGGCCTGCTCCAGCACAGGTTCAGGGAACTCGCCGCGCAGACCGAACTTGACGATCACGGCTTCCGTCTCGGTTTCGGGATCGTCCTCGGCTCCCAGCACGCGCGTGACCTGACCGAACACCTCGTCCTCGCCAGTGTTTTCGGGCCAGAACAGTTCGGTGACGACCCGTGCGCCCGCCTCTAATTCCTCAATGCCTTCAGGCAAAACAAGGATGCGGTGACGGGCGCGGTGGTCATCCGGCTTGAGGATCGGGTGGCCGTGGCTGTATTCCAGCGTGCCGACGAGCTGCTTGTAGGCACGCTGCACGATCCGCACGACGCTGGCGCGGGGGCTGCCGTCGCCCTTCTGCCCGCGCCGGGGACTGCCGCCGCCCCGCCCACCTTCACTGCGTCCGCTGTCGCCCCGGCCTTCCATCCTGACCAGCACAATGTCGCCGTTCCAGGCTTCCAGCGTCTGCTCGGCGGGAACGTAGAAATCATCGCCGCCGCTGTCGGGAATGACGAAGCCAAAGCCCGCCGCCGACGCCTGGAAGCGCCCACGCACCAGGCTCATGGCCTCGGGCAGCCCGTAGGTCTTCTTGCGGGTGCGGATGACCTGTCCCTCGTCCGTCAGGGTGTCCAGCAACTCTTCCAGCTCGCGCCAGCCGCCAATGCGGTTGATGGCCTGGCGCGTAAAGGTGCGTTCCAGATCACGCACATGCACGGGCCGTCCCAGCTTGCGGAGCTGGGCGATGACCAGTTCGCGCTCGGGGCTGAGGGGCTGGATTTCTTCTTGCGGCTCAGCCGCTGCTTCGATGGCCGCTGTCTCGGTTACTTCCGCTTCGGGCTGGATTTCCTCTAGAGGCGTCGGCTGGGCGCGCTTGCCCCGGCCCCCACGTCCGCGCGTCTGTGAACGGGGCTTGGGGGCCGGCTGCGCCTCGGAGGCTTCCTGTACGGCGTGCGTGGAGTCCACCGCCGGGACCGCTTCGGAGGCGGAGACGATCTGCACGGCATGCGTGGCCTTCGGTGCCATGTCCACTGCTTCCACGCCGTCCAGCATTTCGGGCAGGGGAGAGTCGGACAGCGCCTTCCGGCGGCCCCGCGTCTTCCTGGGAACTTCCAGAATCAACGGATCGGTTGCTGCCTCAACTGTTTCTGGCTCAACGGCTTCCCGCTCAACTGCTTCTGGCGCGGACTCGGCCTGTCTGGGTTTGCGGCCCCGACGGGCGGGTTTAAGGGCTTCAGCTTCTGGAGCAGTTTCCTCGGCGGCAGCCTGCACCACGGGGGTTTCCATCACGGGGGGTTGTGCGGGCGCACTGGCCTCATCAGCTTCAATGAGAGGTAGAGCCTGGGCGGCAGCTTTGCGGCCCCGCCGTCTGGGGGCTTCGGTCTGAACTTCAGGAGTCCTGATTTCTGGGACTTCCGGCTCAGTCTGGACTGCGGGAGCGGCCTGCGCCTTTGCGGCAGGGGCTTTGCGCGGCTGCCTGGGCTTTTTGGCGGGGGTGGCTTCGGCGGCGGGTTCCTCGTTCGCAGCGACTGTCTCAAGCGCCGTCATTGGCTCAGGCACAGTGGCCTCAGCCTCGGCGGGAGGAACCACTGCCTGAGCGGCCTTCCTCCCTCTTTTTGATTTGCTGGGCTGAGGCTGTTCGGCTTGAACTGGCCCGCTCTGAACGGGTGTGCTCTGAACTGGCTCAGCCTGGACCCCAGCCACTTCCACCGGTTCAGCCACCAGCACTTCAGGCTGGGCCTTCGGCTTCCGGGGCGTGGCCTTCTTGCTGGCAGCCTGAGCCGCCGCTTTCGCGGGCACTTTTTTCGTCGTTGTGGGTTTGCTCATTTCTGGTGCGGCATCTGCCGCCTGGGACGCGGTCTTTCCGGGCCGCTGGCCTGCTGTCTTCTTCACTGGCTTCTGGACCTCGGCGCTGGGCTGCACAACTTCTACAACTTCTCGCGCCGCGTCCTGCTTTTTCACTTTAGGCATTCACGCACCTGGTTACTCAGGACGTGCCCGTGGGGTTATGTCGTGGGCGCACGTTGATCTGGCCAATTCCTGCGTTCTGGCGTCCAGCATCAACGCGCGCGGCCCGCCCACGGGCAACTGGTCTGTCGCTTCCTCGGGTTTGCGCCTTTGCATGCCACGGCCCTCTTCTCGGGGCCAGTCTGGCGGCGCTGTCCTGAAACCCGGCAGCAAGCGCAGCATAACACGCCTCACCTGACCCCACCCTCACGCAAGGCTGATTTTCCGTCCGTTAGGACCCAGGGACCAGAAGAACGCCCCCACCTCGTTGAGAGGCTGGGGGCGCTTGTGGTGGTGTCCTGCTTTACATTCGGCGGGCGTCGATCGTGTTCTCGTCCACGAACTCGCCGCCGTGACGCTGGGCGGCCTCGGCCACCACGTCGTAGGGAACGGCGTCTTCCACGGCCACCGCGCGGCCACCAGTGTTCACGGTGTCGTGCATGCGCCCGTAGTAGTCGTCGTTGACGCCGTAGGAACCGTAGTCGTCATTCGCTGTGCGGCCATCGTGGTTCTCGTCCACACCCGCCGCGCCGCCGGTGGCGCCCACTGCCGCGCCCACGCCTGCGCC comes from the Deinococcus sp. AJ005 genome and includes:
- the rnr gene encoding ribonuclease R; the protein is MPKVKKQDAAREVVEVVQPSAEVQKPVKKTAGQRPGKTASQAADAAPEMSKPTTTKKVPAKAAAQAASKKATPRKPKAQPEVLVAEPVEVAGVQAEPVQSTPVQSGPVQAEQPQPSKSKRGRKAAQAVVPPAEAEATVPEPMTALETVAANEEPAAEATPAKKPRQPRKAPAAKAQAAPAVQTEPEVPEIRTPEVQTEAPRRRGRKAAAQALPLIEADEASAPAQPPVMETPVVQAAAEETAPEAEALKPARRGRKPRQAESAPEAVEREAVEPETVEAATDPLILEVPRKTRGRRKALSDSPLPEMLDGVEAVDMAPKATHAVQIVSASEAVPAVDSTHAVQEASEAQPAPKPRSQTRGRGGRGKRAQPTPLEEIQPEAEVTETAAIEAAAEPQEEIQPLSPERELVIAQLRKLGRPVHVRDLERTFTRQAINRIGGWRELEELLDTLTDEGQVIRTRKKTYGLPEAMSLVRGRFQASAAGFGFVIPDSGGDDFYVPAEQTLEAWNGDIVLVRMEGRGDSGRSEGGRGGGSPRRGQKGDGSPRASVVRIVQRAYKQLVGTLEYSHGHPILKPDDHRARHRILVLPEGIEELEAGARVVTELFWPENTGEDEVFGQVTRVLGAEDDPETETEAVIVKFGLRGEFPEPVLEQAEAIPVEIPAEALHGRLDLRGYNIFTVDGRDAKDFDDAIHIQPTPEGNFVVGVHIADVSHYVQEGTPLDEEAFARATSVYLPGRVLPMLPEHLSNGVCSLVPDQDRLTLTALVELSAEGEILDVKIAPSVINSKARLTYDEVQAYSEATATLPETARNLEGDLHLLLKITTKLRQKRLREGSLDFKMREVKVDVGKDGRMELIPIREETARGMIEDLMLLANKVVARFLIGRDIPALFRIHEEPTLQRFQDVTAAIGRLGFAFPGGEPTPQAYQAVLKEVRGTNRESVVNTLLLRSMQQAKYSGENLGHFGLAFDEYLHFTSPIRRYPDLLVHRVIKGILSGELKAGNREVALLQGRLPGMGDHTSERERTASEAERDLTKYYQAKWAQEHLGESFPGNVSGVVASGLYVMLDNGVEGKLHISNLDDDYYMYLEDAQMLKGRSRGKSFRLGDSVNVTISTVKPLARQTDFTLADPTDPDYRPGNFNEENDMDSPVKPRARRRDDREQEKREKLQSVPVSEPRKFTLEDPAPAASSSADASPRQGGRGRAGQGNQGRGQGRTFGGVSMDGNGGGEVGGNSGGSAGPRRGARRVVTLERPRNEHLRPVNITVQRMYFGDWTMENMPPDDGNDGGGRRDFNRGGRGVQERGSNNRGSAARGERGHTRGGSDRGAVQRPNGRPQGQRGGQSSSQGSSTPQGQAAPPAQAQTAAAQPAQTSAAQSDDAKRRRRRRGRRGTGGTE